A genome region from Pristis pectinata isolate sPriPec2 chromosome 4, sPriPec2.1.pri, whole genome shotgun sequence includes the following:
- the vgll3 gene encoding transcription cofactor vestigial-like protein 3 isoform X2 has translation MSCLDVMYHQSYGAHQYLPAAAAAAYTAAYYHHHHSQQKLALYGKIQESMESNAHGKESEKEQPPEAEYISSRCVLLTYFQGDIGAVVDEHFSRALSHFNAENSSSKTRAPSSTLWKEGLPVSTNQKNSFPASFWSSTYQAPAPPCLSGSHPDFSAATGGVFHPPDSMAWPGHGLHQPSAPPPNAEAWPYTLASQGSSSYQLVHDVYPHVHHPHAHAHHHNPHLDPRYGSLLVPSVRAARIATAPGEITKTGPTAAAAASPWTGAFHGSLDMAQGVDTGLLHQEKNKEPTWF, from the exons ATGAGTTGTCTGGATGTTATGTATCATCAGTCTTATGGAGCGCACCAGTACTTACCAGCAGCAGCCGCAGCCGCCTACACTGCAGCGTATTATCATCACCACCACTCTCAGCAG AAGTTAGCCCTGTACGGCAAGATTCAGGAGTCAATGGAGAGCAACGCGCATGGTAAAGAGAGCGAGAAGGAGCAGCCTCCTGAGGCAGAGTACATCAGTTCCAGATGTGTGCTGCTCACGTATTTCCAGGGGGACATAGGCGCCGTGGTGGATGAGCATTTCAGCAGAGCTCTGAGCCACTTCAACGCGGAAAACTCGAGCTCAAAGACCCGCGCTCCGTCCAGCACCTTGTGGAAAG AAGGATTGCCGGTTTCTACAAATCAGAAGAACAGCTTCCCGGCTTCTTTTTGGAGTAGTACCTACCAGGCCCCAGCACCACCGTGTCTGAGTGGCAGTCATCCCGATTTCTCCGCTGCGACTGGTGGTGTGTTTCATCCCCCCGATTCCATGGCTTGGCCTGGACATGGACTACACCAGCCCAGCGCTCCCCCACCAAATGCTGAGGCGTGGCCCTACACGTTGGCATCACAAGGGAGTTCCAGCTACCAACTTGTGCACGACGTTTACCCACACGTGCACCACCCACATGCCCACGCCCACCATCATAATCCACACCTGGACCCTCGTTATGGGTCATTGTTGGTGCCATCCGTGAGGGCAGCTAGGATTGCCACAGCGCCAGGCGAGATCACAAAGACAGGCCCTACTGCTGCAGCTGCTGCTTCCCCGTGGACTGGAGCCTTTCATGGAAGCCTGGACATGGCGCAAGGAGTTGACACAG
- the vgll3 gene encoding transcription cofactor vestigial-like protein 3 isoform X1, translated as MSCLDVMYHQSYGAHQYLPAAAAAAYTAAYYHHHHSQQQKLALYGKIQESMESNAHGKESEKEQPPEAEYISSRCVLLTYFQGDIGAVVDEHFSRALSHFNAENSSSKTRAPSSTLWKEGLPVSTNQKNSFPASFWSSTYQAPAPPCLSGSHPDFSAATGGVFHPPDSMAWPGHGLHQPSAPPPNAEAWPYTLASQGSSSYQLVHDVYPHVHHPHAHAHHHNPHLDPRYGSLLVPSVRAARIATAPGEITKTGPTAAAAASPWTGAFHGSLDMAQGVDTGLLHQEKNKEPTWF; from the exons ATGAGTTGTCTGGATGTTATGTATCATCAGTCTTATGGAGCGCACCAGTACTTACCAGCAGCAGCCGCAGCCGCCTACACTGCAGCGTATTATCATCACCACCACTCTCAGCAG CAGAAGTTAGCCCTGTACGGCAAGATTCAGGAGTCAATGGAGAGCAACGCGCATGGTAAAGAGAGCGAGAAGGAGCAGCCTCCTGAGGCAGAGTACATCAGTTCCAGATGTGTGCTGCTCACGTATTTCCAGGGGGACATAGGCGCCGTGGTGGATGAGCATTTCAGCAGAGCTCTGAGCCACTTCAACGCGGAAAACTCGAGCTCAAAGACCCGCGCTCCGTCCAGCACCTTGTGGAAAG AAGGATTGCCGGTTTCTACAAATCAGAAGAACAGCTTCCCGGCTTCTTTTTGGAGTAGTACCTACCAGGCCCCAGCACCACCGTGTCTGAGTGGCAGTCATCCCGATTTCTCCGCTGCGACTGGTGGTGTGTTTCATCCCCCCGATTCCATGGCTTGGCCTGGACATGGACTACACCAGCCCAGCGCTCCCCCACCAAATGCTGAGGCGTGGCCCTACACGTTGGCATCACAAGGGAGTTCCAGCTACCAACTTGTGCACGACGTTTACCCACACGTGCACCACCCACATGCCCACGCCCACCATCATAATCCACACCTGGACCCTCGTTATGGGTCATTGTTGGTGCCATCCGTGAGGGCAGCTAGGATTGCCACAGCGCCAGGCGAGATCACAAAGACAGGCCCTACTGCTGCAGCTGCTGCTTCCCCGTGGACTGGAGCCTTTCATGGAAGCCTGGACATGGCGCAAGGAGTTGACACAG